The nucleotide window AGGAGTCGAAGAGCCAGCCGCAGACTTAGGAATAGCGATCGCCACAGTCGCCTCATTTCGAGATCGCATTGTCGATCGGCGTACCGTCTTAATCGGCGAAGTTGGCTTAGGTGGACAAATTCGCCTTGTCTCGCAAATGGAATTGCGCCTCAAAGAAGCTGCTAAACTCGGCTTCAAACGCGCGATCGTTCCTAAAGGACAAAGTCTTCCCGACGACCTCGGTATTGAAATTATACCCGTCGCCAAAGTCATCGAAGCGATCGTTGCAGCTATTCCCCCACAACCCAGTTACGGTGGCGTACCTAACGACTGGTTGCAAGATGACGGTTTCAGCGAAGAAGAAAGTGATTTGAGTTCCTAACATTTGTCGAGACGTTGCAACCAGCGTCTCTACATTAAATTTTTCACGAAAGCAGCGTGTTCGGAACTAGCTAAACCTTGTTGTGCGAGATTTAAAACAGTAGCTAAATCTCCTGCTAACAAAGCTGGAACTTGCAGCCACAAACCAGGGAAAACTTTGCTGCGGATGACTCCAGAAGTATCCGGTTCCAGCTTGATATACTCTTCTTGTTCAAGTTGATACCAATCGAAAGCGCGATCGTAAACTCTCCACACCAGATACTCTTGCACTCGATTACGACGATAAACAATTAATTTTTCGTGCAAATCGTAACTAGCAGAACTAGCAGCTATCTCCGCAATTAATTCGGGCGCATTCTCCACATAATCATCATCGCTAATCTGAGACTGACCTGATTCAATTCTTAATAACGCATCTGGCTGCGGTTCGTTGTCCAAATCGAGGCGTACTGTCGCATTATCGCCACCTTTAACCCCTGGAGTTGCAGCAACATAAACTCCTAACCAAGTGATGAGTAAGAAATGAGGATTCGCATGACTATTAAAACGTAATGGCGACGGCATATATACTTTACCTTCGATTAATTCTGCCTTTTTTACCTCCGGCATTGCTTGATAGCGACGTTCAAATTCAGCGCGAGTCAAACGAGATCCATTTTCCAAAGGCGGAATAAAAGTTTCTTGCTTTTTCTGAAGTTGATTGACGAAATCCATAGCATTTCTCACCTCAAGTTAGTAATTTTAACTCTTACTCAGCATTGATAAATTCTAAATAAGAATTACTTAAATCTTTTACCGCCAACTCATAAAACTGTTGACCATGTTCGGGTGTAGCTAAAGCAGGATTCGAGCCCATTCTGCCATCAGGATAGCGAGAACGAAAATTACTTGCACTGTAAATCGGATATCCAGAAGCAACTTTTTCGCTCAAAGGTGCTTGTTTGATAAACTCTGGATAAACATATTGAGTTAATGCTACTTCACTCGGTGTCGCGTGAGAACCTTCTTGATTGCCGTATAATTTCTTGGCTAATTTATACACCGACGGACACATAAACCAGTTTCCAATCTTACATTGAACTTGTTCTGCGTGAGGAAGATTAATTTCGCTTAAGTAATAATAAGTCTCGGAAAAAGCGGCTTTCAGTGTCGCAATATTACCGCCATGACCATTAATAAAATAGAACTTTTTAAAGCCAGCTTTTGCTAAACAAGTCAGATAATCTTTAATTGTCGCTATCATCGTACTAGGACGTAGGCTGATTGTACCTGGAAAAGCCGTATGGTGTAGCGCCATCCCCACGTTAATTGTCGGTGCAACCAAAGAATTAGTCGCCTCACCTACGCCCCGCGCGATCGCTTCCGCACAAATAGTATCAGTCCCAATTAAACCAGTCGGACCGTGTTGTTCGGTAGAACCGATCGGCAAAATTATACCGGATGATTGCTCTAGGTAAGTTTCTACTTCTTGCCATGTAGTTAAATGTAATTGCATTTGTTCAGTTATCAGTTATCGCGTACGGTGCATTTACCAGTTTATCCTCCCCCTCTTTCAAGTCTCCCAAGTCTCCCAATCCAAGGGTACCCAATCCTTAAATAAAATTACACCGTCAGAAAGAAGCGTTTTAGTGTATATGTTTGGTAGGAACAGTTAAAAAAGTACATTTTATGCTATCTCTCGACATACCACAGAGTCCCACTAACACTGAATTTGTACAAACAAACCGAATTCTGGTGGTGGAGGATGAAGATTTAATTCGAGAAATGGTGGTTTTAGCCTTAGAAGAAGAAGGTTATGAGGTTCTTACCGCCACTGATGGACAAACAGCCCTGAATTTAATTCAGAATAACGAATCTAGTAGCGGAGGAGTTACTTTTGACCTGATTGTTCTCGATTTGATGCTACCTCAAGTTAATGGGCTTGACATTTGCCGTCTTTTGCGCTATAAGGGTCAAATTATCCCGATTTTAATTTTAAGTGCCAAAGCCAGCGAAACCGATCGCGTTCTCGGATTAGAAGTTGGTGCCGACGACTATATCACGAAGCCTTTCAGCACTAGAGAATTAGTAGCTCGTTGTCGAGCATTATTGCGCCGTCATCGCTATAATACGATGAATCAAATGCCCGTTTTGCAATATCGGGAAATTGCTCTTTTTCCTCAAGAATGTAGAGTGACAGTGCGAGGCGAAGAGGTCAATCTATCTCCGAAAGAATTCCGGATATTAGAGTTATTTATGAGTTATCCGCGCCGAGTTTGGTCGCGGGATCAATTAATTACCCAAGTTTGGGAAGCAGACTTCTTAGGAGATACCAAAACTGTAGACGTTCATATTCGTTGGCTGCGGGAGAAACTAGAAAAAGATCCTTCTCAGCCAGAATATATTATTACCATCCGTGGTTTTGGCTACAGATTCGGCTGATTTAAGCGATCGCGGCTCGTCAAACAATCAACCGAAAAGAAGTGAGAATCGCCCTACTAGCGATCGCCAACTTTTCTGACAAACAAAAGCACCAAAATCTATTCGACTTACTGAAAAAATGTAACTCGTGTAGTGTTGCTGCTTGAACCACTTTAGTATGTGGAAATGCAACTTAGTTATTGG belongs to Oscillatoria salina IIICB1 and includes:
- a CDS encoding Uma2 family endonuclease — encoded protein: MDFVNQLQKKQETFIPPLENGSRLTRAEFERRYQAMPEVKKAELIEGKVYMPSPLRFNSHANPHFLLITWLGVYVAATPGVKGGDNATVRLDLDNEPQPDALLRIESGQSQISDDDYVENAPELIAEIAASSASYDLHEKLIVYRRNRVQEYLVWRVYDRAFDWYQLEQEEYIKLEPDTSGVIRSKVFPGLWLQVPALLAGDLATVLNLAQQGLASSEHAAFVKNLM
- a CDS encoding creatininase family protein, which encodes MQLHLTTWQEVETYLEQSSGIILPIGSTEQHGPTGLIGTDTICAEAIARGVGEATNSLVAPTINVGMALHHTAFPGTISLRPSTMIATIKDYLTCLAKAGFKKFYFINGHGGNIATLKAAFSETYYYLSEINLPHAEQVQCKIGNWFMCPSVYKLAKKLYGNQEGSHATPSEVALTQYVYPEFIKQAPLSEKVASGYPIYSASNFRSRYPDGRMGSNPALATPEHGQQFYELAVKDLSNSYLEFINAE
- a CDS encoding response regulator transcription factor, whose product is MLSLDIPQSPTNTEFVQTNRILVVEDEDLIREMVVLALEEEGYEVLTATDGQTALNLIQNNESSSGGVTFDLIVLDLMLPQVNGLDICRLLRYKGQIIPILILSAKASETDRVLGLEVGADDYITKPFSTRELVARCRALLRRHRYNTMNQMPVLQYREIALFPQECRVTVRGEEVNLSPKEFRILELFMSYPRRVWSRDQLITQVWEADFLGDTKTVDVHIRWLREKLEKDPSQPEYIITIRGFGYRFG